The sequence below is a genomic window from Micromonospora aurantiaca ATCC 27029.
AGGGCGTACGCCTCGTCGGCGAGCGTGGCGTGCAGGGCGTCCCGGTCGGAGTCCGCGTAGACGGCGACGCTGGCCAGCCCGGCGTCGCGGCAGGCGCGGATGACGCGGACGGCGATCTCGCCGCGGTTGGCGATGAGAACCTTGCGCACCTTGTGGCTCCTCCCGGGAGGTCGTTGCCGGGAGTTTAGCGGCCGAGCTGCGGAGCCTAACGATCGCTCAGTGTGGGATGCGGCACTGTAGTCAAACTTGGTTATTACGCTTGTCCCGTGTCGGCGACGCGGATGATGATTCTCGGCCTGGTCAGGTGGATGCAGCCGGTGCACGGCTACGACGTGCGCCGCGAACTGCTCAGTTGGAGCGCGGACAAGTGGGCGAACGTGCAGCCCGGCTCGATTTACCACGCGCTGCGCAAGCTCACCGACGAGGGCCTGCTGCGGACCGTCTCGGTCGAGCAGGTGGGCGCCCGTCCGGCGCGCACCACGTACGAGGTGACGGCGAAGGGGGAGGACGAGTTCGAGACGCTGCTGCGGGCGCAGTGGTGGCAGGTCCAGGAGCCGCCCGATCCGTTCGTCGCGGCGTTCTCCTTCCTGCCGGCGATGCCCCGCGACGAGGCCGCAGCGGCGCTGCGCAACCGGGCGAACCTGCTGCGGGCCGGGGTGGAGTCGATGCGGGCCTCGCTCGACTCGGACTGGGTGCGCACCCGCAAGCCGGTGCACGTCGGGTGGATGTTCGAGCTGTGGCTGGCCCGCGCCGAGGCGGAGACGGCCTGGTGCGAGCGGATCGCGGAGCGGATCGAGTCGGGAGTGTCGTACCTGCCCGATGGGATGGAGCAGGCCGAGGGCTGGTCGGGCTGGTCCGACGGATCACGGTGACACGACATAATCAACGTTGACCAAAAGAGCTATATCGCGTTAGCCTCAGCGGGAATCGCGGGGGATTCGTGCGTCCTCGCGGACGATCGGCGGCCGCTCAGGTCCGCCCGGACGACCAGGAGCAGAAATGATCGAGACCAGGGGGTTGCGGAAGTCGTACCGCTCCCGCGCGGGTCGCGAGACGAAGACCGTGGACGCTGTCCGCGGCGTCAACCTCGACGTGGCGGCGGGGGAGATCTTCGGCTTCCTCGGGCCCAACGGCGCCGGCAAGACCACCACGCTGCGGATGCTCGCCACCCTCATCGAGCCGGACGGTGGCGAGGCCACTGTGGCCGGCGCCGACCTGCGCAAGGACCCGGCCGAGGTGCGCCGCCGGATCGGTTACGTCGCACAGGGCGGTAGCACCTGGGACGAGTCGAGCGCCCGTGAGGAGCTGGTCCTCCAGGCCCGCCTCTACGGCATCGGCAAGGCCGAGGCGCACCGCCGCGCCGAGCACGCGCTCGAAGCGTTCCAGCTCGCCGAGTACGCCGACCGCAAGTGCAAGACCTACTCCGGCGGTCAGCGCCG
It includes:
- a CDS encoding PadR family transcriptional regulator, yielding MMILGLVRWMQPVHGYDVRRELLSWSADKWANVQPGSIYHALRKLTDEGLLRTVSVEQVGARPARTTYEVTAKGEDEFETLLRAQWWQVQEPPDPFVAAFSFLPAMPRDEAAAALRNRANLLRAGVESMRASLDSDWVRTRKPVHVGWMFELWLARAEAETAWCERIAERIESGVSYLPDGMEQAEGWSGWSDGSR